A region of Rhizorhabdus wittichii RW1 DNA encodes the following proteins:
- a CDS encoding citrate synthase (TIGRFAM: citrate synthase I~PFAM: Citrate synthase) yields the protein MADTVKLEIGGKTSEYPVLSGTVGPDVVDIRKLYGATGAFTYDPGFTSTASCQSALTYIDGDQGILLHRGYPIDQLAEQSSFMEVSYLLINGELPSKKELEDFTYTISRHTMLHEQLATFYRGFRRDAHPMAIMCGVVGALSAFYHDSTDINDPKQRMIASHRLIAKMPTIAAMAYKYSVGQPFLYPKNDLSYTANFLRMTFGVPAEEYEPDPVIVSAMDKIFILHADHEQNASTSTVRLAGSSGANPFACIAAGIACLWGPAHGGANEAALNMLREIGTPDRIPEYIARAKNKDDPFRLMGFGHRVYKNFDPRAKVLGKAATEVLDKLGINDPVLDTARELEQIALKDQYFIDKKLYPNVDFYSGVILSAIGFPTTMFTVLFALARTVGWVAQWNEMISDPEQKIGRPRQLYTGPAQRDYVPVSQR from the coding sequence ATGGCGGATACTGTGAAACTGGAGATCGGCGGCAAGACGTCCGAATATCCGGTCCTGTCGGGCACGGTCGGCCCCGATGTCGTCGACATCCGCAAGCTCTACGGCGCGACCGGCGCCTTCACCTATGATCCGGGCTTCACCTCCACCGCGTCGTGCCAGTCGGCGCTGACCTATATCGACGGCGACCAGGGCATCCTGCTCCACCGCGGCTATCCGATCGACCAGCTCGCCGAGCAGTCGAGCTTCATGGAAGTCTCCTACCTGCTGATCAACGGCGAGCTGCCGAGCAAGAAGGAGCTGGAGGACTTCACCTACACGATCAGCCGCCACACCATGCTGCACGAGCAGCTCGCCACCTTCTATCGCGGCTTCCGCCGCGACGCGCACCCGATGGCGATCATGTGCGGCGTGGTCGGCGCGCTGTCGGCCTTCTACCACGACTCGACCGACATCAACGACCCGAAGCAGCGGATGATCGCCAGCCACCGGCTGATCGCCAAGATGCCGACGATCGCGGCGATGGCGTATAAATATTCGGTGGGCCAGCCCTTCCTCTATCCGAAGAACGACCTCAGCTACACCGCCAACTTCCTGCGCATGACCTTCGGCGTGCCCGCCGAGGAATATGAGCCCGATCCCGTCATCGTCTCGGCGATGGACAAGATCTTCATCCTCCACGCCGACCATGAGCAGAACGCCTCGACCTCGACCGTGCGCCTCGCCGGTTCGTCGGGCGCCAACCCGTTCGCCTGCATCGCGGCGGGCATCGCCTGCCTGTGGGGCCCGGCACATGGCGGCGCGAACGAGGCCGCGCTCAACATGCTCCGCGAGATCGGCACGCCCGATCGCATCCCGGAATATATCGCCCGCGCCAAGAACAAGGACGATCCCTTCCGCCTGATGGGCTTCGGCCACCGCGTCTACAAGAATTTCGATCCGCGCGCGAAGGTGCTCGGCAAGGCGGCGACCGAGGTGCTCGACAAGCTCGGCATCAACGACCCGGTCCTCGACACCGCCCGCGAGCTCGAGCAGATCGCGCTCAAGGACCAGTATTTCATCGACAAGAAGCTCTATCCGAACGTCGATTTCTACTCGGGCGTGATCCTGTCGGCGATCGGCTTCCCGACCACGATGTTCACCGTCCTGTTCGCGCTCGCCCGCACCGTCGGCTGGGTCGCGCAGTGGAACGAGATGATCTCGGACCCCGAGCAGAAGATCGGCCGCCCGCGCCAGCTCTACACCGGCCCGGCGCAGCGCGACTACGTGCCCGTCAGCCAGCGGTGA
- a CDS encoding glutamyl-tRNA synthetase (TIGRFAM: glutamyl-tRNA synthetase~PFAM: glutamyl-tRNA synthetase, class Ic): MGASMEKQTVVTRFAPSPTGFLHIGGARTALFNWLFARHHGGKFLLRIEDTDRARSTQEAIDAILDGMRWLDLGWDGEVVYQFARAERHAEVARELLANGHAYRCYATPEELAELREQQRAAKQPLRYDGRWRDRDPSEAPAGAPFVIRLKAPRTGEVTIDDQVQGPVTVQNAELDDMILLRSDGTPTYMLAVVVDDHDMGVTHVIRGDDHLNNAFRQLALIRAMGWEEPVYAHIPLIHGADGAKLSKRHGALGVDAYRDELGLLSEAVNNYLLRLGWGHGDDEIISREQAVEWFDLAGVGRSPSRFDFKKLENLNGHYMREADDARLADLIAPGVAARAGREFDSADHDLLLRSIPFLKVRAKDINELAEGASFLFRTRPLDMDEKAASLLDDPGKALLAQAREALAATDDWSALALEAGVRSVAERGGIGLGKVAQPLRAALTGRTTSPGIFDVLALLGREESLGRLDDQLG; the protein is encoded by the coding sequence GTGGGCGCAAGCATGGAAAAGCAGACCGTCGTCACCCGTTTCGCCCCGTCGCCGACGGGCTTCCTGCACATCGGCGGCGCCCGCACCGCCCTGTTCAACTGGCTGTTCGCCCGCCACCATGGCGGCAAGTTCCTGCTCCGCATCGAGGATACCGACCGGGCACGATCGACCCAGGAGGCGATCGACGCGATCCTCGACGGGATGCGCTGGCTCGACCTCGGCTGGGACGGCGAGGTCGTCTACCAGTTCGCCCGCGCCGAACGCCATGCCGAGGTCGCCCGCGAGCTGCTCGCCAACGGCCATGCCTATCGCTGCTACGCGACCCCGGAGGAGCTGGCCGAGCTGCGCGAGCAGCAGCGCGCCGCCAAGCAGCCGCTGCGCTATGACGGCCGCTGGCGCGACCGCGACCCGTCCGAGGCGCCCGCAGGCGCGCCCTTCGTCATCCGGCTGAAGGCGCCGCGCACCGGCGAGGTGACGATCGACGACCAGGTCCAGGGCCCGGTCACCGTCCAGAATGCCGAGCTGGACGACATGATCCTGCTCCGCTCGGACGGCACGCCGACCTATATGCTCGCGGTGGTGGTCGACGATCACGACATGGGCGTCACCCATGTCATCCGCGGCGACGACCATCTCAACAACGCCTTCCGCCAGCTCGCGCTGATCCGCGCCATGGGATGGGAGGAGCCGGTCTACGCGCATATCCCGCTGATCCACGGCGCCGACGGCGCCAAGCTGTCGAAGCGGCACGGCGCGCTCGGCGTCGACGCCTATCGCGACGAGCTGGGCCTGCTGTCGGAGGCGGTGAACAACTATCTGCTGCGGCTCGGCTGGGGCCATGGCGACGACGAGATCATCAGCCGCGAGCAGGCGGTCGAGTGGTTCGACCTGGCCGGCGTCGGCCGCTCGCCGTCGCGCTTCGATTTCAAGAAGCTGGAGAATCTCAACGGCCATTATATGCGCGAGGCCGACGACGCCCGGCTGGCCGATCTGATCGCCCCCGGAGTCGCGGCGCGGGCCGGCCGGGAATTCGATTCGGCGGACCACGACCTTCTGCTCCGCAGCATCCCTTTCCTCAAGGTAAGGGCGAAGGATATCAATGAGTTGGCCGAGGGCGCGAGCTTTCTGTTTCGCACTCGCCCGCTCGATATGGACGAGAAGGCCGCATCGCTGCTAGACGATCCCGGCAAGGCGTTGCTGGCCCAGGCTCGCGAGGCGCTTGCCGCCACGGACGACTGGTCGGCGCTTGCGCTGGAGGCGGGGGTCCGGTCGGTGGCGGAACGCGGGGGGATCGGCCTCGGCAAGGTGGCGCAACCGCTCCGCGCGGCGCTCACCGGCCGCACCACATCCCCCGGCATTTTCGATGTCCTGGCCCTCCTCGGCCGCGAGGAGAGCCTGGGGCGGCTCGACGATCAGTTGGGGTGA
- a CDS encoding histidine kinase (PFAM: ATP-binding region, ATPase domain protein domain protein; histidine kinase A domain protein domain protein), whose amino-acid sequence MNAPHGLRPVVGRVDDRGRLVEADPPLFRLHERAGGVPGGMLAVPQLSSVARLARRLGIALSRRVIAAQGDQDVELWVRVRPDGGGTELAITGWQEMPAIQPPPALEALRWRDFSRATADWIVETDAMLRVTHPPSNLPGAVGQPIEALFALSEAGEGVSTIVAAAASAARFEDEDAVFRLGAGIPVRIAGVPLLGEAEGFGGYQLLVSRRATREAARGRLPDPAPLDEAFGNQLGQAMRGPLDRIIAHADSISGRGDGPVRRDYASYAEDIAGAGRHLLALVDDLIDLQTIERADFRPEADRVDLVEAAQRAAALLGMRAAGEEVTIDGPAGAPVTALGDVRRVLQVLINLLSNAIRHSPPGGRIWIRCEREGDIAAVIVADAGDGIGEDDQHRIFERFERLGLRDGTGSGLGLYISRRLARAMGGDLGVDSARGQGARFVFTLPAGEELPPSPRRRPGSRERGDEVEAGAA is encoded by the coding sequence ATGAACGCCCCCCACGGCCTGCGCCCGGTCGTCGGCCGGGTCGACGACCGGGGCCGGCTGGTCGAGGCCGATCCGCCGCTGTTCCGGCTGCACGAGCGCGCCGGCGGGGTGCCGGGCGGGATGCTCGCGGTGCCGCAGCTCTCCTCGGTCGCACGGCTGGCGCGGCGGCTCGGCATCGCCCTGTCGCGCCGGGTGATCGCGGCGCAGGGCGACCAGGACGTCGAGCTGTGGGTGCGCGTGCGCCCCGACGGCGGCGGCACCGAACTGGCCATCACCGGCTGGCAGGAGATGCCCGCGATCCAGCCGCCGCCCGCGCTGGAGGCGTTGCGCTGGCGCGACTTCAGCCGGGCGACCGCCGACTGGATCGTCGAGACCGACGCCATGCTGCGCGTCACCCATCCGCCGTCCAACCTGCCCGGCGCGGTCGGCCAGCCGATCGAGGCGCTGTTCGCGCTGAGCGAGGCGGGGGAGGGCGTGTCGACCATCGTCGCCGCGGCGGCGAGCGCGGCCCGCTTCGAGGACGAGGACGCGGTCTTCCGCCTCGGCGCCGGCATCCCGGTGCGGATCGCGGGCGTCCCGCTGCTCGGCGAGGCCGAGGGGTTCGGCGGCTACCAGCTGCTCGTCAGCCGCCGGGCGACGCGCGAGGCCGCCCGGGGCCGCCTGCCCGATCCGGCCCCGCTCGACGAGGCGTTCGGCAACCAGCTCGGCCAGGCGATGCGCGGGCCGCTCGACCGGATCATCGCCCATGCCGACAGCATTTCGGGGCGCGGCGACGGGCCGGTGCGGCGCGACTATGCCAGCTATGCCGAGGACATCGCCGGGGCGGGCCGCCATCTGCTCGCGCTGGTCGACGACCTGATCGACCTGCAGACGATCGAGCGCGCCGATTTCCGGCCCGAGGCCGACCGCGTCGACCTGGTCGAGGCGGCCCAGCGCGCCGCCGCGCTGCTCGGCATGCGCGCGGCCGGGGAAGAGGTGACGATCGATGGCCCCGCCGGCGCGCCGGTGACCGCGCTGGGCGATGTCCGCCGCGTCCTGCAGGTGCTGATCAACCTGCTGAGCAACGCGATCCGCCATTCGCCGCCCGGCGGCCGCATCTGGATACGCTGCGAGCGCGAGGGCGACATCGCCGCGGTGATCGTCGCCGACGCGGGCGACGGCATCGGCGAGGACGACCAGCACCGCATCTTCGAACGGTTCGAGCGGCTCGGCCTGCGCGACGGCACCGGCAGCGGCCTCGGCCTCTACATCTCGCGCCGGCTCGCCCGCGCGATGGGCGGCGACCTCGGCGTCGACAGCGCCCGGGGGCAGGGCGCGCGCTTCGTGTTCACGCTGCCGGCGGGGGAGGAACTCCCACCGTCACCCCGGCGGAGGCCGGGGTCTCGGGAGAGGGGCGATGAGGTCGAGGCAGGAGCCGCCTGA